From the Cohaesibacter sp. ES.047 genome, one window contains:
- a CDS encoding DNA-3-methyladenine glycosylase I — translation MNKRDGLIIGEDGLARCWWHGGKPDYQDYHDREWGRPVADDRTLFEKICLEGFQAGLSWYTILRKRENFRAAFANFDMDKVAAFTEEDVERCLADAGIVRHRAKIESTINNAQRAKEMRAEFGSLAAYFWAHEPGPNDRPDRPIYEELIKLTQTDISKAISKDLKKRGWSFVGPTTVYAFMQAMGLVNDHIEGCICRDQVEKERSDFRRPT, via the coding sequence TATCGGCGAAGACGGTCTGGCACGTTGTTGGTGGCACGGCGGTAAGCCTGACTATCAGGACTATCATGACCGGGAATGGGGCAGGCCGGTGGCCGACGACCGAACCCTGTTTGAGAAAATCTGTCTCGAGGGATTTCAGGCAGGCCTCAGCTGGTACACGATCCTGCGCAAACGGGAGAATTTCCGAGCCGCCTTTGCCAATTTCGACATGGACAAGGTCGCTGCCTTTACCGAAGAAGACGTGGAGCGCTGCCTCGCGGATGCCGGGATCGTCCGGCACCGCGCCAAGATAGAAAGCACCATCAACAATGCTCAGCGCGCCAAGGAGATGCGCGCCGAATTCGGGTCACTGGCGGCCTATTTCTGGGCTCACGAACCCGGCCCCAATGATCGCCCGGACCGGCCAATCTATGAAGAGTTGATCAAACTGACCCAAACCGATATCTCCAAAGCCATTTCCAAGGATCTCAAAAAACGGGGCTGGAGCTTCGTTGGCCCGACAACGGTCTATGCCTTCATGCAGGCCATGGGGCTGGTCAATGACCATATCGAAGGCTGCATCTGCCGCGATCAGGTGGAGAAGGAGCGGTCTGATTTTCGTCGCCCCACCTGA
- the hisS gene encoding histidine--tRNA ligase, translated as MAKDKKPNKLKARLPRGFVDRTADDIRAADDMIAKIKAVYEHHGFDPIETPAFEYTDCLGKFLPDTDRPNAGVFSLLDDDEQWMSLRYDLTAPLARHVAENINEIQMPFRTYRAGYVYRNEKPGPGRFRQFMQFDADTVGAPGVQADAEICMMMADTMEALGISRGDYVIRVNNRKVLDGVMEEIGLAGDEHAETRLTVLRAVDKLDKFGADGVRLLLGEGRKDESGDFTKGAGLSPDNVEKVIAFTQGTLEMDNAGTRELATMQAIFDACGYGKDRIHIDPSVVRGLEYYTGPVYEAELLFDVKNEKGEVVQFGSVGGGGRYDGLVKRFVGRDVPATGCSIGVSRLMAALKNLGKLDNEDVIAPVLVTVMDGDVESLGHYQKMVQDLRAEGIRAEMYQGNWKKFGNQLKYADKRDCPLAVIQGSDEKERGVVQIKDLEEGKRLSAEIEDNATWRESRPAQVEVPTADLIKTVKKMLADQAADRDAGRAAAK; from the coding sequence ATGGCAAAAGACAAGAAGCCCAACAAACTCAAGGCCCGCCTGCCGCGCGGCTTTGTGGACCGGACTGCTGACGACATTCGCGCAGCAGACGACATGATCGCCAAGATCAAGGCTGTCTACGAGCATCATGGCTTCGATCCCATCGAGACGCCTGCGTTCGAATATACCGACTGCCTTGGCAAATTTCTGCCCGATACCGACCGCCCCAATGCAGGTGTCTTCTCGCTGCTGGATGATGACGAACAATGGATGAGCCTCAGATACGATCTGACAGCGCCTCTTGCCCGTCACGTCGCGGAGAATATCAACGAAATCCAGATGCCGTTCCGCACCTATCGCGCGGGCTATGTTTACCGCAATGAGAAACCGGGACCGGGACGATTCCGCCAGTTCATGCAGTTCGATGCCGACACCGTCGGCGCGCCGGGTGTGCAAGCCGACGCCGAAATCTGCATGATGATGGCCGATACCATGGAAGCCCTCGGCATTTCGCGCGGTGACTATGTCATTCGCGTCAACAACCGCAAGGTTCTAGACGGCGTGATGGAAGAAATCGGTCTTGCCGGTGATGAGCATGCCGAAACCCGCCTCACCGTATTGCGGGCCGTCGACAAACTGGACAAGTTCGGCGCGGATGGCGTGCGGCTTCTGCTTGGCGAGGGTCGCAAGGATGAAAGCGGCGACTTCACCAAGGGCGCGGGCCTGAGCCCTGACAACGTCGAAAAGGTCATCGCCTTCACGCAAGGCACACTCGAGATGGACAACGCCGGAACGCGGGAGCTTGCCACCATGCAGGCCATCTTTGATGCCTGCGGCTATGGCAAGGACCGCATCCATATTGACCCGTCTGTCGTGCGTGGCCTCGAATATTACACCGGCCCGGTCTACGAGGCCGAGCTGCTGTTTGACGTCAAGAACGAGAAGGGCGAAGTGGTTCAGTTCGGCTCCGTCGGTGGCGGTGGTCGCTATGACGGTCTCGTCAAGCGCTTTGTCGGTCGCGATGTGCCCGCAACAGGGTGCTCCATCGGCGTGTCACGCCTCATGGCAGCGCTCAAAAACCTCGGCAAGCTCGACAATGAAGATGTGATTGCACCCGTGCTGGTCACCGTCATGGATGGCGACGTGGAAAGCCTTGGGCATTACCAGAAGATGGTGCAGGACCTGCGCGCAGAGGGCATTCGCGCCGAGATGTATCAGGGCAACTGGAAGAAATTCGGCAACCAGCTCAAATATGCCGACAAGCGCGACTGTCCGCTTGCCGTTATTCAGGGCTCCGATGAGAAGGAGAGAGGCGTCGTCCAGATCAAGGATCTGGAAGAGGGCAAGCGCCTGTCTGCGGAAATCGAGGACAACGCCACCTGGCGCGAGAGTCGTCCGGCGCAGGTGGAAGTCCCCACCGCTGACCTTATTAAGACAGTCAAAAAGATGCTGGCAGATCAGGCCGCGGATCGGGATGCTGGTCGCGCCGCTGCCAAGTAG
- a CDS encoding ATP phosphoribosyltransferase regulatory subunit, translating into MTLLTDDMRSALAQQFDVAGATAIDLPILFHADLFLDLVGEDIRRRLYVAPDANGEKMALRPEFTIPACLHHLGTGPIDRAASYGCVGPVFRQRPDGVPGEFYQAGIEQIDPQGGASFDADSIARALAMVSNLSGATPAVTIGDNALLSALLTALGTPVVWQRRLEGAFGDRKVLDRMLERLAKGGSDNADASAGLARILDGKAGSDVREAVEEMLDIAGLDAIGGRSVGDIAERYMEKAELAANAGWDADKLDLIARFLDLEGVGKQSLEQLSAFDAEQGGLLGGALSAFNERMDAIQTAVPDGTKLRFKADFGRRLDYYSGFNFELHFDGQDKPVAGGGRYDRLLGILAKRARLNDENEIAAVPAIGFVVWLDRLGDTKSMA; encoded by the coding sequence ATGACACTTCTGACAGATGACATGCGCAGCGCTTTGGCGCAGCAGTTCGACGTGGCCGGAGCGACCGCCATCGATCTGCCGATCCTCTTTCACGCCGATCTGTTCCTTGATCTGGTGGGCGAGGATATCCGCCGCCGCCTTTATGTGGCACCGGACGCAAATGGCGAGAAGATGGCCTTGCGGCCTGAATTCACCATTCCCGCCTGTTTGCATCATCTGGGCACCGGTCCCATCGATCGCGCCGCGAGCTATGGATGTGTCGGCCCCGTGTTCCGCCAGCGTCCTGATGGTGTGCCCGGGGAATTCTATCAGGCCGGTATCGAGCAGATCGATCCGCAAGGCGGAGCGTCCTTTGACGCTGACAGCATCGCGCGCGCCCTCGCCATGGTCTCCAATCTGTCAGGCGCGACGCCAGCCGTGACGATCGGCGACAATGCCCTGCTTTCCGCCCTGCTGACTGCTCTTGGTACCCCTGTGGTCTGGCAGCGACGCCTTGAAGGTGCCTTTGGGGATCGCAAGGTGCTTGACCGCATGCTCGAGCGTCTCGCGAAGGGCGGCTCGGACAATGCCGATGCATCCGCCGGACTGGCGCGTATCCTTGATGGCAAGGCCGGGTCTGACGTGCGCGAGGCAGTCGAGGAAATGCTCGACATTGCCGGTTTGGACGCGATTGGTGGCCGGTCCGTTGGCGATATCGCCGAGCGCTACATGGAAAAGGCCGAACTGGCGGCCAACGCCGGTTGGGATGCCGACAAGCTTGATTTGATTGCGCGCTTTCTCGATCTTGAGGGTGTCGGCAAGCAAAGCCTTGAGCAGCTTTCAGCCTTTGACGCCGAGCAGGGTGGCCTGCTGGGAGGAGCGCTCAGCGCCTTCAATGAGCGTATGGACGCCATCCAGACGGCCGTTCCCGATGGAACAAAATTGAGGTTCAAGGCCGATTTCGGACGCCGGCTTGACTATTATTCGGGCTTCAATTTCGAGCTGCATTTCGATGGTCAGGACAAGCCCGTCGCCGGGGGCGGACGCTATGACCGCCTGCTGGGCATCCTCGCAAAGCGCGCCAGACTCAACGACGAAAATGAAATCGCCGCCGTGCCGGCCATCGGCTTCGTCGTCTGGCTGGATCGTCTTGGCGATACCAAGAGCATGGCATAG
- a CDS encoding glycoside hydrolase family 3 protein yields MSDPKSLTRRSAMMLTAGALAAPVLIRPTIVNAAELDQAIGQLIMIGFTGRSANGKFVKSIASHIAKGRAASVVYLGRNIGSSRDVAGLNRLFHNAGVRHIAIDHEGGVVQRLRQKHGFTRLPSALKVAQSRSVASAEKLYGTAAKELSRAGFTFNLGPVVDLHRDYNPVIGKNRRAYSADPNTVAAYAGAFIRAHRRHGMTTSIKHFPGHGLSRSDSHHGFVDIRETWDPQELKPFSLLIRQGLADAVMSGHLFVRVGQRGNGELTTFSRALIKDVLRGGLGFEGLAMTDDLDMGAVRKTAPPQEATIRAVEAGYDMLLMSNTAMANDDMPAIAVNWIRSAVREGRIQEGGILSSAARVRASRRV; encoded by the coding sequence ATGAGCGATCCCAAAAGCCTGACGCGCCGTAGCGCCATGATGCTGACTGCCGGAGCGCTCGCCGCGCCTGTCTTGATCCGCCCGACGATCGTCAATGCCGCCGAGCTCGATCAGGCCATCGGACAACTCATCATGATCGGCTTTACTGGTCGCAGCGCCAACGGTAAATTTGTCAAGAGCATCGCCTCGCACATTGCCAAGGGACGCGCTGCGTCGGTGGTTTATCTGGGGCGCAACATCGGCTCGAGTCGCGATGTGGCGGGCCTCAATCGTCTGTTCCACAATGCCGGCGTGAGGCACATCGCCATCGATCATGAAGGCGGTGTAGTTCAGCGGTTAAGACAGAAACACGGCTTCACCCGACTGCCATCAGCGCTCAAGGTGGCTCAGAGCCGGAGCGTTGCCAGTGCGGAAAAACTCTACGGCACCGCCGCCAAGGAGTTGTCACGCGCCGGCTTCACCTTCAATCTGGGGCCGGTCGTCGATTTGCATCGCGATTACAATCCGGTCATCGGCAAGAACCGCCGTGCCTATAGTGCCGACCCGAACACGGTCGCAGCCTATGCCGGAGCCTTCATTCGTGCCCATCGACGCCATGGTATGACCACCTCGATCAAGCATTTCCCCGGTCACGGCCTGTCGCGCTCTGACAGCCACCACGGCTTCGTGGACATTCGCGAGACATGGGATCCGCAGGAACTCAAGCCCTTCTCGCTTCTGATTCGGCAGGGATTGGCCGACGCTGTCATGAGCGGGCATCTCTTTGTCCGTGTTGGTCAGCGCGGCAATGGGGAGCTGACGACCTTTTCCCGTGCCCTGATCAAGGATGTCCTGCGCGGAGGCCTCGGCTTTGAGGGCTTGGCCATGACCGATGATCTCGACATGGGGGCCGTGCGAAAAACGGCCCCCCCACAGGAGGCCACCATTCGTGCGGTCGAGGCAGGCTATGACATGCTGCTTATGTCCAACACGGCGATGGCCAACGACGACATGCCTGCCATTGCCGTCAACTGGATCAGAAGCGCAGTGCGCGAGGGACGCATACAGGAAGGCGGGATTCTGAGCTCTGCTGCCCGTGTGCGGGCATCCCGCCGGGTCTGA
- the hisG gene encoding ATP phosphoribosyltransferase gives MSNNPLIIAVPSKGRLQENANAFFARAGLDVARPGGARNYRGHLKGIDNVEIAFLSASEIAKELKNGSVHLGVTGEDLIREHLTTPERYIDLLVKLGFGHANVVIAVPKAWIDVRTMEDLGDVAMDMPARYGHRLRIATKYINLTRSFFAEHGIVDYRIVESLGATEGAPAAGSADIIVDITSSGSTLEANNLKILDDGVMLRSEANLVASLTADWSDAAKTALGEILDRVQAEEAGRTRREITAAHHDAAAISQQICDEFEANGAYAPYGHQEHVMRLHAPQGAVYSIACRLRALGATTISVGKLDYIFQAANPLFDHLLARLEAEST, from the coding sequence ATGAGCAACAATCCTCTGATCATTGCGGTGCCCTCCAAAGGTCGCTTGCAGGAAAATGCCAACGCCTTTTTCGCCCGCGCCGGGCTTGATGTCGCGCGTCCGGGCGGGGCGCGCAACTACCGTGGCCATCTCAAGGGCATCGACAATGTGGAAATCGCCTTTCTGTCGGCATCGGAGATTGCCAAGGAGCTGAAAAACGGCTCGGTCCATCTGGGTGTCACCGGCGAAGATCTCATCCGCGAGCATCTGACAACGCCGGAGCGCTATATCGATCTGCTTGTCAAACTCGGGTTCGGCCATGCCAACGTCGTCATAGCCGTGCCCAAAGCGTGGATCGATGTGCGCACGATGGAGGATCTCGGCGACGTGGCCATGGATATGCCCGCGCGCTACGGCCATCGCCTGCGCATCGCGACGAAATACATCAACCTGACGCGCAGTTTCTTCGCCGAACACGGTATCGTCGATTATCGCATTGTTGAAAGTCTTGGAGCGACCGAAGGGGCGCCTGCTGCCGGATCTGCGGATATCATCGTTGATATCACCTCGTCCGGATCGACCCTTGAGGCCAACAATCTCAAGATCCTTGATGATGGGGTGATGCTGCGCTCTGAAGCGAACCTTGTCGCCTCTCTGACAGCGGATTGGTCCGATGCGGCCAAGACGGCGCTGGGTGAAATTCTCGACCGCGTTCAGGCCGAGGAAGCCGGGCGCACCCGCCGCGAGATCACCGCAGCCCATCACGATGCAGCCGCCATAAGCCAGCAGATCTGTGATGAGTTCGAGGCGAACGGCGCCTACGCGCCCTATGGACATCAGGAGCACGTGATGCGCCTGCATGCGCCGCAAGGGGCGGTCTATTCAATCGCCTGCCGTTTGCGGGCTCTGGGGGCAACCACCATCTCCGTTGGCAAACTCGATTATATTTTCCAGGCGGCCAACCCGTTGTTCGATCATCTGCTGGCCCGTCTTGAGGCCGAAAGCACCTGA